Proteins from one Montipora foliosa isolate CH-2021 unplaced genomic scaffold, ASM3666993v2 scaffold_407, whole genome shotgun sequence genomic window:
- the LOC137988102 gene encoding uncharacterized protein: MKSAHLRVFHAGCERTLAESRRQYWIFRGRGLAKKLVRDCTTCRKLRKRPHTTLMADLPPERMKPFSPPFSVTGVDLFGPFNLKYGRNKSTKAWGALFTCATVRAIHLEIVENLSAEAFLHALRRFVSHHGWPDTFISDNGKCFVGAERELKKLLVEGRNQINDFAVLHKVRWIFTTPLSPHQGGIYESLIKQTKRALRVAIGNQVLS; this comes from the coding sequence ATGAAGAGTGCTCACCTCAGAGTGTTTCACGCAGGCTGTGAGAGGACCCTGGCTGAAAGCCGTCGCCAATACTGGATTTTCCGTGGACGAGGCCTGGCAAAGAAACTTGTGCGAGACTGCACGACTTGTCGGAAGCTGCGGAAACGACCGCACACCACGCTGATGGCCGATCTGCCACCTGAAAGAATGAAACCATTCTCTCCACCATTCTCAGTAACCGGTGTGGATCTTTTTGGCCCCTTTAACCTCAAATATGGAAGGAACAAGTCTACCAAGGCCTGGGGTGCCCTGTTCACCTGTGCAACAGTGAGAGCAATTCACTTGGAAATTGTCGAGAATCTTTCTGCCGAAGCCTTCCTACATGCCCTCCGACGCTTTGTCTCCCATCATGGATGGCCCGACACCTTTATTTCAGACAACGGAAAGTGTTTTGTCGGAGCTGAAAGGGAGCTAAAGAAGCTGCTTGTCGAAGGACGTAACCAAATCAATGATTTTGCGGTGCTCCACAAGGTGCGCTGGATATTTACTACCCCACTCAGCCCTCATCAAGGAGGGATATATGAGAGTCTCATCAAGCAAACCAAGCGTGCATTGCGTGTTGCAATTGGAAATCAAGTCCTCTCCTAG
- the LOC137988104 gene encoding uncharacterized protein, producing the protein MEEWCRFLVEGHQSNWDRLRRILAWLIRAFRIPVRPQSQIGAHRNSKTSLKLSPTPLTVVDVTEAEKKIVKAVQAQSFPVETDKTVLTGQLARLKPFEDEGILRVGGRFKHSELQYDAKFPMILPGKHQVTRLIVLHYHHLNGHVGSHQVLAEIRQWFWIVKGVSSVKRVLSKCHVCKRQSVKNPSSAPDVFKESDKFKARWKHIHLLADHFWQRWTKEYLPTLQEHQKWLRPQPNFEVGDLVLMADRNTPRGQCPKALVKQTFPDSEGLVRQVVIRTADGVYGRDVRKLCLLEEKLLTRIQEQEKRA; encoded by the exons ATGGAAGAATGGTGCAGATTTCTTGTGGAAGGACACCAA TCAAATTGGGACCGGCTACGAAGAATACTTGCTTGGCTCATTCGTGCCTTTCGCATACCCGTACGTCCACAATCACAGATTGGAGCGCACCGAAAttcaaaaacaagcttaaagCTCAGTCCTACACCATTGACAGTCGTTGATGTTACTGAGGCAGAGAAGAAGATTGTTAAGGCCGTACAGGCACAGTCGTTCCCTGTTGAGACCGATAAGACGGTGTTAACAGGTCAACTTGCTCGACTTAAACCATTTGAAGATGAAGGAATACTACGTGTTGGAGGAAGATTTAAGCATTCAGAGCTGCAGTATGATGCTAAGTTCCCCATGATACTACCAGGAAAGCATCAAGTTACAAGGTTGATAGTTCTTCATTACCATCATTTGAATGGGCATGTAGGAAGCCATCAAGTTCTTGCTGAAATTAGACAATGGTTCTGGATAGTCAAGGGAGTGTCTTCAGTTAAGCGCGTCCTCAGCAAGTGCCATGTTTGCAAGCGTCAGAGTGTCAA AAACCCCTCATCTGCTCCAGATGTGTTTAAAGAATCAGATAAGTTTAAAGCAAGATGGAAGCACATTCATCTCCTTGCAGATCATTTTTGGCAACGGTGGACTAAAGAGTACTTGCCAACACTTCAGGAGCACCAAAAGTGGTTGCGTCCTCAGCCAAACTTTGAAGTAGGAGATTTGGTTCTAATGGCAGATCGGAACACGCCTCGTGGGCAATGCCCTAAAGCATTGGTTAAGCAGACATTCCCAGACAGTGAAGGATTGGTGCGTCAAGTGGTCATTAGAACGGCAGATGGAGTCTACGGTCGAGATGTGCGAAAGCTCTGTTTGTTGGAGGAGAAGTTACTGACTCGCATTCAGGAACAAGAGAAACGGGCCTGA